The window TATCAAGCTCAAAGGTTAGTTTTATCATATTGCTATACATGTTTTTGGCTATACTCTATGATAGTGAATGTTGGACTCTAAAAGAACAAGAGAAAAAGGTGAGACTAGCAGAATGAGATGTGCGACACATAAGAAAGGACAGGATACCAAATGATTATAAGCAGGGAGATAATGGTGTAAAAATGATTAaggaaaagataacaaaaaattgGTTATGGTGGTTTGGAGTTTCAATATGTACAAAGTTCACTAGAAGCAACAGTGTGAGTAAATTGCATGGTTTTTAGTAAATTAGTACTGTAAAAAAGAGGAGACAAAGAAAGACATTGAGAGGGATCTCATGGTACCTAGCTGAAGATTTGACCTGTAACCAAACCAAATGACGTTGTATGATCCTTGTAAgcttttgttattgttgttgtaatttatatactctttttttaattccttttattGATCATATAGATTGAATGTGGAACTGaaatgattaagaaaaaaaaattatgacttaaAGATGTGTTCAAAGTCTACAGTTGATTTAAAAATGTGCTACTAACCAGAACAAATTGGAAGAACAGCTATTGACATTCCGGTAAATGCCAACGCAGCAATACCTCCAGCTAGTCCATCAAGAGCATCTGCTAATTTAACACCATGTCCCatggaaacaaaacaaaatgaagtcAAGAGTTGGTAACATCGTCCCAAGTACACAAGGCCCAGAGGTAGAGGAACCAGCATCTTCCTGCATATAAGGAAATGAGATGAAGGAGGAGGTACGTGTGTGATTTGTTACCAGTCAATCATACAGATAACCTAACAATAGATAAACACACAAATAAGAAGTCTCACTTATGGGCATTGTCAtctacattttatattttacaggATTGTAGACAAAAAATGTTCTTACAAGACTTCAACTTTATAGTTTTCCCTGGTTGTTTTCTATGTCCAGCAGGGATGAACTTATAGGTAAAAAATGGGGGTGCAtccaaagtttaaaaaaaaaacttatagatGGTTTATTAGATATGCACCCCCATAAAGCTAAATTCCCTCCTCCCCCTCCCTCatctaaaattttaaagcaAACTACCTCTACTAAAATTTTCTAGTTCCACTTCTGATGATAAGGAGCACTTTCAGAACAACCAATGGAATACTCATAGaccaacaaaaaatagaaagcaTCACAATCACAAAGCATCAACATGATAAAAGactttctcttctcccttttggGTAGCACTGGTAAGCATGTGAGTATAATATCCTATGCAGTATCATGACAAAAGGTCAAAATGCAAATACGTATAAATAAGCATATTAGtagtaagcaaaaaaaaataaaagaaaaaaaatatcagaatGCAGTATTGACAAGGGAAAAATTATTGTATTGACGTGATCTATGAAGTGTGGAGACAGTTcatctaaaagataaaataccaaaaaacaaaagcaacttAAACTACAGAAATtaaatgttcattttttttacttgacatTGCCCAACACTTCCTGTAACACTACATAATAAATAATGCAATTCAACTGTGTGGTGTATTATCAAAAAATTAAGATTGCTGCATTTGACTtcaaatctttcattttttataatttggttaatttcaaaattgagtaaatcaaaaataaaaatgaatcctGAAAGTCTGAATTAAGACATTAAATTACTTTCACATACCAAACTAAGTCTGAACTTATGAAGATAACAGAGACCAGTTAGTTCCACAGCCAAAAAACATGTTTGGGATTCTTCAGTTGCATGAGTAGATCAAATGAACATTGAAtactaaatacaaaattttatgacCAAGCGAAAATCCTTTCATGTCGTTCATCCAACTAAACATTTCAGATAAGTTTAAAAACTGTTGAATGTATTTTTCctatgagaaaaaagaaaatctccatatcattttttaattattggttTAACTCAAACTTAGAAGGGGCAAAAAGTCATGCTTGCTACTGTCTGTGAAATGCATTCTTTGAGAACAGATATGTGAGTTACCATCAGAAAAATGCTGATCAGATGAGTTACAAGAAAGTATACATGCCATAGGGTGAAGATATACTGGTGATGTCCAACCAAAATGAAAACCATGTTCCAACAGCTACCTGTGTGGCATCAAAAATGCagattaataaaaagaaaagcatATCTGTAATCATTGGCCAAAACAAAAACCCTATtgctaatttttctttattttcaacttAGTTTCTCCCATCACTTTTGCAATCTAGTGTCTCACTTGTCTAAATTTGATTGCAGAAGAACAAAATTGAGGCATATTTGTACTAGTGAGGGATTCGATTGCAAAAACTGTTTTCTGAGAGACTAAGTAAAGAGAAAGATATCACTGAGCATTTGTTTGGAGAATAAGAAATAGGTGGGTAATAAAAAAGGTGAGTGTGTTTGGTAGAGGGGAAATGagacatgtagaacaaaaaagGTGAGAGACCCACTAGgtattttcactttatttctcCCCAATTAATCTTTTCCCTATTTCTTCCTTGTTATCTTTACATCAAACACCTTTCTTTTCCCTATATTTTCTCACTTATTGTCATTAACCTTCCCTATTTCTATCCACCCAATTTCTCACCTACTTCCTTCCTACCAAACAGACCCTGAGTGAACAAAATGGGATTTTTTGGGAGGggttaaaaatcaacaaatcaaTTAGCATATTATAACTCCAAAAACAATgcttctaataaaaatataaaatagtcaCCTCCAATAGAACTTCTGTCAATGCAGGCAAACCTCTCCAATGATTCTTGGTGAGGCTTAATATATCACTAAGTAAACCAACTGCAGCAAATCCAATGGTTGCTCCAGCTGCCCCAGACACTTCTATAGATGAGGAACCAGCAAAGACATGAGCAACAACTACACCAACAGGTATAAAAAGCAAACCACCCAATGTGGGTGTTGTCTTTTTCATGTGATGTCTAGCAGGTCCTTGTTTCTTGATTACatggataattttaaaatgacgaAAAATTGGGACACAAACATAGCCAACAAAAGAAACCAAAATGGCTGATATGAGAAATGGGCGGGTCAAGTAAAAAGGTGATAAGGGAAGTCTAACAATTCTCCATGCACACCAATCCACATACAAAAGCAGTAATGTCAAGACGATTATAAGCCCCATAGTGATGAAAATACCAAGTTTGGTCCTGCAAACACATTAAAACCTGAACTGGGTTACCATAGcaccacaaaaataaaaggaaaatttgTAAGGATTTAAGTAATAGATGACAAGAAAGGCTATCAAGCACTAAGTTATCAACTATACTAAAATGCATTTCTAGTTCTGACAAAAAccttaagagtgtgtttggatagagaattttaattgagaaaagtaatttatcagagaatttgaatttctgtaatttagaattcattgtttggatgttttttatgaagaatttaaaattttggaattttaaaatataattttaaataactaaaaatctggaatttcaatttccttctaaaatgtaagaaattgaaattctcttcttacattcttcttcaagaaacactgAACTCCTAAAATATCGATCGGGTGTGAGCATAGAGGAACGcgtataactagcacaccaatcatattttttcttttttttcatcctcgtaattttaattttttttatccagatacaaaattttgaaaataaaagaatttcaattgaagtatttgaaattcttagaatttaaaatttctgagaatttaaaatttcttcatccaaacacactctaaacgAAATCTTATGTTCATTTAGGTCACACCTTTGATCTCTGTTAAGCATcaaatcttcatcttcatcatgTCTTTGAAGAgctattatcattatcattattattatcattattattttgataatattgataaatgCACTATGAAGCACAAAAACAAATACGAACACTAGACATGACATAGACACACGTACAAACATGATGccaggaaaaaatattttcttattccaACACCAAGATGGAGAGTTGGACACATGTTATATGAGTGTCAATGTCCAacatgtgtttaacacttggaCACAGCTTCAACATGCAGTGCCAGTGCTACATAGATCATGCCAAATTTCTAGAAACCATCTTATGCTATAGAATAATAGTTTTTCAATATATGAAATATTCAGATTGACAAAGAAGGGTTATTCAAATAAACTATTTGCATAAGTTTCTACATACTTGCCTAGATTTCTTGCGTCCCCTCCCAAGATTTGCAAAACGATGAGCAGCCACTGTTAGAGCATCATTATTTGACGCCGAAACAGAAGGCAAATCAAGATCATTCACTGGAGTAAGAAAAATTTCACCATCACTGTCTTCCCCATCACTAGAAGAGAGCATATACGCAGAAGAATTATCATCAGCATCCCAATAATCAAGCATTGGTATGTCAAACGAATCctgtaaaagataataaatgtcATGACGCCGAATCAGCATAGATAAAACACGGTTCATGACGAAAAATGACTTGCTAGAGCCTCAAAGGGGACTCGTTAAGTTAAATTCCAGATATAAACTCTTGCAACATATGCGTGTGAAAGTATGCACATTATCACATCAGTTCCACAACTATCATTagtcaaagaatcaagagtttgCAAAAGGATAAAACTTAGATACAGTTCTTTAGGTGCTTTTACGTCATCGTCCTCGTccaattagaattagaatttcaCCTAGATAATTCGCATAATAACGGTTTCCACTGGTAACCTAAGCATCAAAAGCACCAAATTCTCAACgtagttaaaataatatattagcaTTCATCATTCATACAATTGTTTCTTTAGATATCGAAAGTAATAATCTCTGAAACTCAAAATTAGAGACTAAGTGATTACGCTTTCAGACTTTCAGAGCATCAAGCACTTCCACTGAGTAACGAGTACTATTACGAACAGTAAGAGTAACGCCACAGTGAAactacagaaaaataaaataaaattgattttcagaGAAGCGAGAACGAACATCGTCGAAGGCTCTCGTAGGAGCAACATTGCGTGGAAAGCAGCATTCATTCTGCGGAATAATCGACGGATGTAACTGCAGAGAAGGAATCGAACGATAAATAAGTTATTAAACCACACGAATCACGGAATCGTATTGTATAAACAGTGAGATCagagcagagagagagagaaagagagtacCTCGAGAGTGGCGCAATCGAAGCGGGAACTGGGAGAATAGATGAGGGAAGGGGTTGGAGGGAGAGAGAGGCGTTTGCGGCGAGAGAgatggagagggagagggagtgGGAGAGAGCGATGGCGGTGGTGGTTGAGGATGCAAGAATGAGAAGGCATGGATGCAATGCAATGCGATGCGAGAGAGAGTTGCAGAAGGAGTAGATCTGAGGAGAAGCAGGAAATGAACTTCGAACGCAATGGTATGGAATGGACGCGAGCATATTCCATGTTATGATATGGAAATAAACGTTTTATATAAACAGAGAGGGAAATTGTCAAATGGCGGCACTTCGAAATCATCGCGTCGCCCAAACCGTTTTGCTTGCTAGGGTCACTTAGTTGGATTTACCAGCAATTGCCACGTGGAAACGTGCTTTTATGCCTGCGTTTGGCATTAGAAGGGACTGGCTTTCGCTTCTGCTATATGTGTGAACCACTTTACGTGTGTCTAACCCAACACATATTCCGTCACGGGAAGATCTTTTGCTATTTTTGTTCtcaattctttgattttttatgtggtTTTGTTCTGTTAGCTGCTCATACCATGTGAggataaaattatgtttgattttccCTTTAAAATAGATATACGAATTTTAACATAAATCTAATGATCTCCAAATTTAGTTTTGCAAAAAGAAGGATTTGGATTCTTTTACAAATCTCATTTTGCTCCAAACTTTATTTGTAACCATAAAACAAACATGCACTAAGCTAGCAAGTGAAGTTGAGTTTccggtt of the Glycine max cultivar Williams 82 chromosome 13, Glycine_max_v4.0, whole genome shotgun sequence genome contains:
- the LOC100782986 gene encoding phospho-N-acetylmuramoyl-pentapeptide-transferase homolog — translated: MISKCRHLTISLSVYIKRLFPYHNMEYARVHSIPLRSKFISCFSSDLLLLQLSLASHCIASMPSHSCILNHHRHRSLPLPLPLHLSRRKRLSLPPTPSLIYSPSSRFDCATLELHPSIIPQNECCFPRNVAPTRAFDDDSFDIPMLDYWDADDNSSAYMLSSSDGEDSDGEIFLTPVNDLDLPSVSASNNDALTVAAHRFANLGRGRKKSRTKLGIFITMGLIIVLTLLLLYVDWCAWRIVRLPLSPFYLTRPFLISAILVSFVGYVCVPIFRHFKIIHVIKKQGPARHHMKKTTPTLGGLLFIPVGVVVAHVFAGSSSIEVSGAAGATIGFAAVGLLSDILSLTKNHWRGLPALTEVLLEVAVGTWFSFWLDITSISSPYGMKMLVPLPLGLVYLGRCYQLLTSFCFVSMGHGVKLADALDGLAGGIAALAFTGMSIAVLPICSDLAIFGASMAGSCVGFLLHNRYKASVFMGNIGSLALGGALAAMAACTGMFFPLLISSGFFIVESLSVIIQVVYFKITKGFPRAWWWRFLRIPPFHYRLQLRGFREPNIVLGAYLISSVLALLGGYVGLVSA